The Salvia splendens isolate huo1 chromosome 20, SspV2, whole genome shotgun sequence nucleotide sequence GGTGTCAGCATGGTTCCTTTTAAGCTGAACTACACTGTTGATTCTGCTCAAGGTATCCTAAACTTCACAATGGATGTCGATATGTTGGCTCATTTTGATGAGTGGCAACGTGCTGGCCTTGATGATGAATTTGAAGCTCAAGACCAATGGCCTGTTGAACTTCGTCGAGCACGTGTTGTACCTGCTGTAGATTATGTTCAAGTACGCCACCTTATCATTCTCAGATTACCTTCCTATTTCTGGATATGCTTATTTTGAGGCTCTTcttccccatcgaaaattttaTAGCAAGTCCAACACCCTGAATAGCAATGAGCACATTATACGAAAGAGAAAGGTCATGTCCATAAAATGTTGGTAATATCATCAGTATATGTGAACTATGGATGGGCAAGTAACACATATTTATCGTGTTGGCCATCACATCCGcttaattgaaatataattaacTGAACATTTTGTTTACGTTAAACATTAAGGTGTGATACAAGTCGACATAGAACTAGGgctattaattttgaattgatATTCAAATTGTTCTATCTTAGGTGGCGATCTTCTCTCCTACTGAGTTTTCAACAAACAATTCCATGTAAGTTCAGTTTTTTGTTGAGTGCTATGACAACTAAAGTTGTTCACAGGCACAGAGAGCAAGAGGAAAACTAATCCAAGAAGTTAGAGATGGTTTTAAAGTCGATGCATTTATTGGAAACGCAACGGACTGGGAGCGAGTATGTGTTGGAAATCTTGTGGGTATGCCTGTGATTGTAGTGCCTACTGGATTTAAGCCAATATCTGATCCTCCTACAAATAATACTCGAAGAAGAACTACAATCACCACCGGTGTTTACGCTCCACCGGAGCATGATCACATTGTAAGTTTCTTCTTTGTCAATACATATCATCTCCTGTCTTGCATCCCATAGGGATTATACTCACTCGCTTTTTTTTGGGCACGTGAATTAAGAAAGTTGAGCAACTTTGTCTGTATAACATGCCACTTTTAATGAGATAGAGGGAGTTTAGAATAACAAACTTTAAAGATGATTTTTAGGCACGCTCTTAACAGTTATTCCTCTGATTTTCTTGTTTTAGGCTTTGGCACTGGCAATGGCCTATCAGGAAGTGACGGACCATCACAAGCAGCGCCCACCTATAGACGACCTGGGGCCGGACGATTCAATTCCCAACCCCCCTACAAAGACTGTACCTCCTAGGCAGCTACGTGGTTGAGGGATTGGAAGAGTAAAATTTTTAGGTATTTCATCCTCGTGCCTTTTGTAAGGGCTGTTGAAAAGGATATTAGTGTGCAAATGTAGTGTGCATGTGGAAGAAATGTATGAATAGAACTTACTAGATACAGAATCTCTGTTTTTGTTGACTTACAAGGTTGGGTTTATGCAGTGGCTTTATATTTTGGTTGAATAATTTCGTGCTCTATTGATGAGGTCATGCGAGTTGTACCAGGGTTTTGCTTGCATTTCTCGTAAGATTGGTGGACTGACCCAAAATGTAAAAAATGGTTTTTAAGTATCTCATTTAAATGGAGCatgtaattttataaaattattgatcATAAAGTGGTATGGGGTTGATGTGcaattttgataaaatataaagctatgaataaaaagtaaaatatgattttttttttggatttcaGATTTGATAGAAAATACAATGCGGCAAATAAAAGATTAttgcagaaaataaaatacgGGGAGAACTGTAAAGACTACATTGTAATATGCTTGAATGATTTCTTTCGATGGTTACACAACTATTTATAGGCTCTAATTCGagctatacatggaaaatatattttaattatactaatatcttcttgatttttcataatctttaattgatttccttctttattcttgtcATAGCTTCATCTCTTGATTTTTTGTTCtccaataaattaatttctCCATTCCAACACTCCCCTCATGTTGAGTATCGAGTTTTTTGGACACTCAACTTGCAAGATCTTcactttgataaatagtttatactcgtatttagGAGTTCTTTAATTTTCATTAATAGTTTATGCTCGTAGCATAGATCTTCTTCTATTCATCATTGGTTTATACTCGTACCAAggtattattttttcttcattgaaagtttaggctcgtatcaaggagctcttcaattttttgttgaCGGTTTTAACTCATGTCAAGGAGCCAATCTAAACAGTTTTAATTCGTGTCAAGGAGCCAATCtcgacagttttaactcgtgtcaatgAGCTCTTCAATTTAGgttgacagttttaactcgtgtcaagagTCAATCTAGACAGTTTTTACTCATGTCCGGGAGCTAGTTAGTCTAAACAATTTTTACTTATATTTAGGAGCCacttagatagttttagctcgtatctaggagccaaaTTAGACCGTTCTCGGTCCATTCCAAACTCAAACTAAgcaaattattttcatttcttttctttcttgagccTAATAACCACTGGGCTCAAATTTACTTCTCTAAAAATGAAGACGTGAAGCCATCAGTCTCCTTTCTCCtcagagtgtccacaatagggaGCCGCGGCTTTCGGGCAGGGGCTTGGccgggccgcggctccctataGCTGAGGACAACGAAGCCCGGGACGCGGGGAGGGGGGCGACCATGGGCGCTCCACCTAGTTGGCCCGGACACGACTCTTGGGTGCAGGCCGCGGCTCTGCccaagttttaattttttttattttttttaatatttttgaaatttttttatgaatactACATTTAAAACATTTTCACCTCACACACATTTTactctctatatttttttttataaattatgcttttttctaattattatagttggataatttttctaattaaattaaaatataccaagaaTTGAAAACATAATTAGATTTGTGGCTTGGGCTTGTCCACTAGTAGGGTGGACAAGTTTTTTTGTGGCCCTGGACAAGTTTTTGTGACTTGGGCTTGGGCATGGTCTTCTTATTGTGGACACCCTTATGGGTCTCTTCTCTTTCAAGCCACGCAAACTCGTCGAACTCCGTGGAGCCTCTGCTCCGTATGTCACTTTTCTCTGACAATACTTTTGGTCGTCCATGAAGTCTGCTCATTTCCCGACGGTGAGAACTCTCCCGTTACCCGCTGccaaaaactatctaagatgactcctctgttttcttcatttgatGGCGGTTGGGTGGCGCCGCTCAATTTGTGACCACCAACGAACTCTTTCCGTTTTGGCGTCTCCATCTCGGAGACTCGGGCTGCTACCTTCACGACAACCTCTTCCCACAGGTTCTTTCCTATGTTcgaagaggaagagaggaatTGTCCGGAGCGTACTTCCGCTCCCCCTCTACCGGGCAATTCCTCGATTGTTTCACCTTATTCCCACGTGTCTCGATTGTCTTGCTGTTGGTCTCAGCGAGTTCCTCTTCATCGACATTCTCTCCCCCTCGCCTCAACGTCTGTGCGGcgtcactttctctctctctctctcgcctCACAGACGTTGGCACTTGGTGGTGGCATTCCTCGGCCATTCTCGGTAGATGGCATGCGGCCTCTTTAGCCTTCCCGACAGAGGCTTTCTCAATGACCTTCTCGCCCTCTTGGCAACTCCATGCATATCTTTAACTCTCACTCTCAAGCGGATGCATTCTTGGTATCCATTTTTCGGTGACGACCTCTCCCCCTGTGACGGATTCCGCTTTAGAAGCCGACACAAGTTGTCTCCGGCAAGTTTATCACCGTGCTTCTCGCGGTGATCAATTAGCTTACTTCATTCTCTGTGGCCATCTTCTCGGCATCCTTCAAAGCGCCCATTTTTGGCCTCCATCATTGGCCTCTTGATCTCTCCAGCGGGTTGCTCCCTTGGACCCTTTTCATCAACCTTCTCGGTGGCCTTCTCGACAGTGGGCTTCTTTGCCCTATCTCTCGATGATTTAGCTTCCTCTCCTCCTCGGCAGAATTGTTCGGTTGTTTAGTTCCTCTCCTCATCGGCCGGACAATTCGTCGACGACAAGTTTCTCAACCACCTCGGTTTTAGTGGCTTTCTCAACGGCCTTTCTAGCGTTTTTCCTTCCCTGCAACCGAGACCACCTTTTTGGTGCCATGATTCCCCAGCTCGGTAATTTGAACTGGTAATATCTCGGTAATTTGAGATAATGGGATATGTTTTAGGGGTGATTTGGTTTGTAGGTTTCTTGGCTAGATATTTAGATGATTGGGCAGTTTATTGGCTATGGCAGATTAGGTTTTTTGGTTTGCTATTTGATCGGATGATTGATAACATGTAGTTTGGCGGCTGTTTTAGGTTTGGGAAGGTTTTGACTCTATTTGGCTGGTAGGATATTTCATGAGAGTAGGCTAACAAATATAGTTGACTCTTATGAATTGGAATTCTCACTGCTCTTATGGGATATAGAGACAATGACACGACTATTTAtaggctctaattctagctataccTGAAAAATATATTCTAGTTATACTATTATCTTCttgatttaatttttcataatctttaattgatttcaTTCTTTATTCTTACCATAACTTCATCTCTTCATTTCTtattctccaattaattgatttctCCATTCCAACAAGATTAGTGTAAATAATAGGAGTAGAATTAATGTTTTTGATCAAATGTAAGTATGTGTAAACATTTGGTTGATTTTGCAGCCCACAACATATTGGAATAAGCTTCATACTCCCTTCGCCTCCAAAAATATTAAACATCGAAATATGGCAagtttttcaacaaataatattCCTATAAATCATTTATAATGTGGAtctcacaatccacttacaCTAATTCTATTACTCccttttttcctcttttttttaatttttaatttttatcaattatatattaaaatccgTGTTATTTACAAGTTTGTCAATTTTTTTAGGACGGCTTGAGTATATTAAAACAACATTCATAGGGTACAACGCACAGTTTTCtcaaaacacactacatattcaAACAAAGTtgatactccatccatcccataaaaataagaatattttctattttaggatgTCTAAAAATATCTCcttctatttttgataatttctttctctctaatatGGTGGCCCATTtccattaataatattataagtaTTTTTTCTTTCAACCTCTTTATTAGTtaaccaattgtgcattaatttcTGTATTGACgcaaatgttcatatttttatgggatggaaggagtatattCAAACGTTTATCGGATAAAGAACACAATCTTGAAACTCGAAAGGGAATCTAATACTCCTTTCGTTCATGAAAAATTATtagtccgtccctgaaaagtatatgaactttctaattttggaataaTTAGACAACACATTACCCatacatatcattttatttacgaCATATACCATTATACTACACTACTGATAATGTTGAGCATTTTCCTACTAACACTATTCTTTatttcactcttactttactaattatacattaaaatttgtttcgaactaaatgttcatatttttcaataaCACCGGAAATAGTAGcaagattaaaaaaatctacgaaaatacacaaaaatgacacattttgaaaaataaaataataatggtatagtactatattttattttttctcctattaacctattataaaattatttggtAGAAAAGATATTTTATAAAGTTGGTACGTATTTTACCGACGTCATGTTAGGTACCCCACATTACAATTGCAATGAATTTGGCATACAGTCCGCACAcagatgagagagagagggggagagagagagagagagagagagagagagagagagagagagagagagagagagagagagatcattTGCTACTAAAAAGCGCTCCAATCATTTCCTTCGCGGgagtggagaaggaggaggagaaACCAATTAACAATGGGTAACAAAAACGACGCCGTTTCCCTGGATCACGTCCTCGCCGCATCGCGGGAGACCGAGGAGGAGCGCGAGGCTAGAATCCGCGGTCTCTTCACCCTGTTCGACTCCAAAAACGTAGGGCACATCGATTCCTCCCAAATCCAGAGCGGCCTGTCCGCCATGCGAATTCCCTCCGATTACAAGTTCGCCAAGGAGCTGTTGCACGTTTGCGACGCCAATCAGGATGGCAGCGTCGATTATAACGAGTTTCGCAAGTATATGGATGACAAGGAGCTCGAGCTCTACGCCATTTTTCAGGCCATCGACGTCGAGCACAACGGCTGCATTGTGCCGGAGGAGCTGTGGGACGCTCTTGTTAAGGCTGGTATATTCTCTCCGATTGCAAATTGAACCACTcctctatttttaaaattgcttTCCCTTTTCTCTGATTTTATTGGTAAAGAAATAGTGCATTTATATTGAAATGAAGACTTGTTTGGGGGAAACGACAACTTAATAAACGATTTGGTCTTTGTGATGGTGTATTGCAGTTGTGTGTTTGTGACAAAGAAGGGGATAGTCAAGTACAAAGAATTGAGATGTTATAACATGCTTTATAGCAGAGGGCTTAGTCAAGTACAGTGACTCGGAGATGTT carries:
- the LOC121780710 gene encoding glutamyl-tRNA(Gln) amidotransferase subunit A-like isoform X2; protein product: MKSAGAVLLAKLVTGSLAYDDIWFGGRTRNPWNIEEYSTGSSAGPAASTSAGIVPFAIGSETAGSITYPAARCGVTAFRPTFGTTGRTGVLSLSESLDKLGPFCRSAADCAIVLDIIRGKDPRDHSSRDIPFPDPFSVDITKLTVGYLEDAEMDVVEKLKSKGVSMVPFKLNYTVDSAQGILNFTMDVDMLAHFDEWQRAGLDDEFEAQDQWPVELRRARVVPAVDYVQAQRARGKLIQEVRDGFKVDAFIGNATDWERVCVGNLVGMPVIVVPTGFKPISDPPTNNTRRRTTITTGVYAPPEHDHIALALAMAYQEVTDHHKQRPPIDDLGPDDSIPNPPTKTVPPRQLRG